One segment of Pseudodesulfovibrio sp. 5S69 DNA contains the following:
- a CDS encoding DUF503 domain-containing protein, whose protein sequence is MIIGVLHLEFRLHGNRSLKGKRKVSLSLKQKLRNKFNVSVAEVDALDVHDKLVLAVVTTANESARVESTLSKALAMVEAISPAELTRCNTEIFSDTE, encoded by the coding sequence ATGATCATCGGCGTTCTCCACCTCGAGTTCAGGCTCCACGGCAACCGCTCCCTCAAGGGCAAGCGCAAGGTGTCCCTGAGCCTGAAACAGAAGCTCAGGAACAAGTTCAACGTTTCCGTGGCCGAGGTGGACGCGCTCGACGTCCATGACAAGCTGGTCCTGGCCGTGGTCACCACGGCCAATGAATCGGCCCGGGTGGAGAGCACCCTGTCCAAGGCCCTGGCCATGGTGGAAGCCATCTCCCCGGCGGAACTGACCCGCTGCAACACGGAAATTTTCTCGGATACCGAGTAG